A stretch of the Thermus thermophilus genome encodes the following:
- a CDS encoding ABC transporter codes for MLWPLWSEFLLSWARTRRYWFNTLANLGGSLLYFYAILLGFSRLTPEEARFLDPGPLLLVFTAFNLTLFTFQSIAYTVQGEAQLGTLEHMALARGGLLRQLLLRALVQSLFGVLWSLLVLLPLALAFGVALGPLARWPLGFLPLFLAALGFGLLMGATALYFKQVDEFFTIVQFLFLPYFFYLVRFEPWMAHLPFAPGAYLLRLAFTGEEVSPGLLLLALVQALLFLGAGLFAMAWVYAAVRRRGLLGRY; via the coding sequence ATGCTCTGGCCGCTTTGGAGCGAGTTCCTGCTCTCTTGGGCCCGAACCCGGCGTTACTGGTTCAACACGCTGGCCAACCTGGGGGGGAGCCTCCTCTACTTCTACGCGATCCTTTTGGGCTTTAGCCGGCTTACCCCCGAGGAGGCCCGCTTCTTGGACCCAGGCCCCCTGCTTCTGGTCTTCACGGCCTTCAACCTCACTTTGTTCACCTTCCAGTCCATCGCCTACACCGTCCAGGGCGAGGCGCAACTGGGGACCCTGGAACACATGGCCCTGGCCCGGGGAGGCCTCCTGCGCCAGCTCCTCCTTCGGGCCCTGGTGCAAAGCCTATTCGGGGTTCTCTGGAGCCTTTTGGTCCTCCTACCCTTGGCCTTGGCCTTCGGCGTGGCCCTAGGCCCCCTGGCCCGCTGGCCTTTGGGGTTCTTGCCCCTTTTCCTGGCCGCCTTGGGCTTCGGCCTCCTCATGGGGGCCACTGCCTTGTACTTCAAGCAGGTGGACGAGTTTTTCACCATCGTCCAGTTCCTCTTCCTGCCCTACTTCTTCTATCTGGTCCGGTTTGAGCCCTGGATGGCCCACCTGCCCTTTGCCCCGGGGGCCTACCTCCTCCGGCTCGCCTTCACAGGGGAGGAGGTTTCTCCGGGGCTTCTCCTCCTGGCCCTGGTCCAAGCCCTCCTCTTCCTCGGGGCGGGGCTTTTCGCCATGGCCTGGGTCTACGCGGCGGTGCGGCGGAGGGGCCTATTAGGGAGGTACTGA
- a CDS encoding ABC transporter ATP-binding protein, which yields MRLLVQNVHKRFGKLEALKGVSLELGAGEILGLLGPNGAGKTTLIKVVLGLLLPDGGEVVLEEGGARRRPQGHEFGVLLEGSRNLYVNLSLLVNALYFGGIRGLPPKEVRPRFEAWLERFGLRDRLHAPLASLSRGMQQKAALALALALKPRFLLLDEPTLGLDPVSRREFEGILLELKKEGWGILLTSHDLEVVERVSDRVAFLHRGEVRRQGPTRALLRDWAGEGYRVRLAEPKAEALLKALGPGWSAESPEVLFFLGPWEALREALGTLPVEWKCWRSPGGRRASRPSSSTSSGRPTLSPAHNFALPYPHAPPPPHRGGQGEHLPQDEPARPAPGRGEPGPGVSLQSPASLPPGGGAARFRPLRPVRPPGGASRPPGGPRRGVRRGA from the coding sequence ATGCGGCTTTTGGTGCAGAACGTCCACAAGCGCTTCGGCAAGCTGGAGGCCCTCAAGGGGGTGAGCCTGGAGCTTGGGGCCGGGGAGATCCTGGGCCTTTTGGGCCCCAACGGGGCGGGCAAGACCACCCTCATCAAGGTCGTCCTCGGCCTCCTCCTCCCCGATGGGGGGGAGGTGGTCCTGGAGGAGGGCGGGGCGCGGCGCAGGCCCCAGGGCCACGAGTTCGGTGTCCTCCTGGAGGGAAGCCGCAACCTCTACGTCAACCTGAGCCTCCTGGTGAACGCCCTCTACTTCGGGGGCATCCGGGGGCTTCCCCCTAAGGAGGTCCGGCCCCGGTTTGAGGCCTGGCTGGAGCGCTTTGGCCTAAGGGACCGCCTCCACGCCCCCCTCGCCTCCCTCTCCCGGGGCATGCAGCAGAAGGCGGCCTTGGCCCTCGCCCTCGCCCTCAAGCCCCGCTTCCTCCTCCTGGACGAGCCCACCCTGGGCCTGGACCCCGTGAGCCGGAGGGAGTTTGAGGGGATCCTCCTGGAGCTCAAGAAGGAGGGCTGGGGCATCCTCCTCACCTCCCACGACCTCGAGGTGGTGGAGCGGGTGAGCGACCGCGTGGCCTTCCTCCACCGGGGCGAGGTGCGGCGGCAGGGCCCCACCCGGGCCCTCCTCCGGGACTGGGCCGGGGAGGGGTACCGGGTGCGCCTCGCCGAGCCCAAGGCGGAGGCCCTCCTCAAGGCCTTGGGCCCCGGCTGGAGTGCGGAAAGCCCCGAGGTCCTCTTCTTCCTGGGGCCGTGGGAGGCGCTGCGGGAGGCCTTGGGAACCCTCCCCGTGGAATGGAAGTGTTGGAGGTCTCCCGGGGGACGCCGAGCCTCGAGGCCCTCTTCCTCCACCTCTTCGGGGAGGCCCACCCTTTCCCCAGCGCATAACTTTGCGCTACCCTATCCCCATGCGCCTCCACCCCCGCACCGAGGCGGCCAAGGAGAGCATCTTCCCCAGGATGAGCCGGCTCGCCCAGCGCCTGGGCGCGGTGAACCTGGGCCAGGGGTTTCCCTCCAATCCCCCGCCTCCCTTCCTCCTGGAGGCGGTGCGGCGCGCTTTAGGCCGCTACGACCAGTACGCCCCCCCGGCGGGGCTTCCCGCCCTCCGGGAGGCCCTCGCCGAGGAGTTCGCCGTGGAGCCTGA
- a CDS encoding pyridoxal phosphate-dependent aminotransferase, protein MRRALGRYDQYAPPAGLPALREALAEEFAVEPEGVVVTSGATEALYVLLQSLVGPGDEVVVLEPFFDVYLPDAFLAGAEARLVRLDLTPEGFRLDLSALQGALTPRTRALLLNTPMNPTGLVFGERELEAIARLAREHNLFLISDEVYDELYYGERPRRLREFAPERTFTVGSAGKRLEATGYRVGWIVGPKEFMPLLAGMRQWTSFSAPTPLQAGVAEALRLARREGFYEALREGYRRRRDLLAGGLRAMGLRVYVPEGTYFLMAELPGWDAFRLVEEARVALIPASAFYREDPPKDLFRFAFCKAEEELHLALERLGRVVNSAL, encoded by the coding sequence GTGCGGCGCGCTTTAGGCCGCTACGACCAGTACGCCCCCCCGGCGGGGCTTCCCGCCCTCCGGGAGGCCCTCGCCGAGGAGTTCGCCGTGGAGCCTGAGGGCGTGGTGGTCACCTCCGGGGCCACGGAGGCCCTTTATGTCCTCCTGCAAAGCCTCGTGGGCCCGGGGGACGAGGTGGTGGTGCTGGAGCCTTTCTTTGACGTCTACCTGCCGGACGCCTTCCTGGCGGGGGCCGAGGCCAGGCTTGTGCGCTTAGACCTCACCCCAGAGGGCTTCCGCCTGGACCTTTCCGCCCTGCAAGGGGCCCTCACCCCAAGGACCCGGGCCCTCCTCCTCAACACCCCCATGAACCCCACGGGGCTTGTCTTCGGGGAGAGGGAGCTTGAGGCCATCGCCCGCCTCGCGAGGGAGCACAACCTCTTCCTCATCTCCGACGAGGTCTACGACGAGCTCTACTACGGGGAAAGGCCAAGGCGCCTCCGGGAGTTCGCCCCCGAGCGCACCTTCACCGTGGGGAGCGCGGGGAAGCGCCTCGAGGCCACAGGCTACCGGGTGGGCTGGATCGTGGGGCCCAAGGAGTTCATGCCCCTTCTCGCGGGAATGCGGCAGTGGACGAGCTTCTCCGCCCCCACGCCCCTCCAGGCCGGGGTGGCGGAGGCCCTAAGGCTGGCGAGGCGCGAGGGCTTTTACGAGGCCCTGCGGGAGGGCTACCGGAGGCGGCGGGACCTCCTCGCCGGGGGGCTTAGGGCCATGGGGCTTAGGGTCTACGTCCCCGAGGGCACCTACTTCCTCATGGCCGAGCTTCCCGGGTGGGACGCCTTCCGCCTCGTGGAGGAGGCGCGGGTGGCCTTAATCCCCGCCTCGGCCTTCTACCGGGAAGACCCCCCTAAGGACCTCTTCCGCTTCGCCTTCTGCAAGGCCGAGGAGGAGCTTCACCTCGCCTTGGAGCGCCTGGGGCGTGTGGTAAACTCCGCCCTGTGA
- the pdhA gene encoding pyruvate dehydrogenase (acetyl-transferring) E1 component subunit alpha, with protein MKPKVVQYLEEGEFPLAEEEALRLYRAMRRARFFDEKALTLQRQGRLGVYAPFMGQEAAQVGVALALEAKDWVVPSYRESALLLARGLPIHTLILYWRAHPAGWRFPEGVRAVNPYIPIATQIPQAVGLALAGRYRGENWVVATSIGDGGTSEGDFHEGLNFAAVFGAPVVFLVQNNGYAISVPRSKQMRVDYIARRAEGYGMPGVVVDGNDAFAVYLEAKKAVERARKGEGPTLLEALTYRLAPHTTSDDPSRYRSKEEEEAWRAKDPILRLRKALEGRGLWDEEAERALLLELEEEFQRELALADEAPEPRPEEIVEHVYKEMGPDQKRAWEALRRGLHVEEVG; from the coding sequence GTGAAGCCCAAAGTGGTCCAGTACCTGGAAGAAGGCGAGTTCCCCCTAGCGGAGGAAGAAGCCCTAAGGCTCTACCGGGCCATGCGGCGGGCCCGGTTTTTTGACGAGAAGGCCCTCACCCTCCAGCGCCAGGGGAGGCTTGGGGTCTACGCCCCCTTCATGGGCCAGGAGGCGGCCCAGGTGGGGGTGGCCCTGGCCCTGGAGGCGAAAGACTGGGTCGTCCCTTCCTACCGGGAAAGCGCCCTGCTCCTCGCCCGGGGGCTTCCCATCCACACCCTGATCCTCTACTGGCGGGCCCACCCCGCGGGCTGGCGCTTCCCCGAGGGGGTGCGGGCCGTGAACCCCTACATCCCCATCGCCACCCAGATCCCCCAGGCGGTGGGCCTCGCCCTGGCCGGGCGGTACCGGGGGGAGAACTGGGTGGTGGCCACCTCCATCGGGGACGGGGGGACGAGCGAGGGGGACTTCCACGAGGGGCTGAACTTCGCCGCGGTCTTCGGTGCCCCCGTGGTCTTCCTGGTGCAGAACAACGGCTACGCCATCAGCGTTCCCCGGTCCAAGCAGATGCGGGTGGACTACATCGCCCGGCGCGCCGAGGGGTACGGGATGCCCGGAGTGGTGGTGGACGGGAACGACGCCTTCGCCGTTTACCTCGAGGCCAAAAAGGCGGTGGAGCGGGCCCGCAAGGGGGAAGGCCCCACCCTCCTCGAGGCCCTCACCTACCGCCTCGCCCCCCACACCACCTCCGACGACCCCTCCCGCTACCGCTCCAAGGAGGAAGAGGAGGCCTGGCGGGCCAAGGACCCCATCCTCCGCCTGCGGAAGGCCCTGGAGGGGCGGGGCCTTTGGGACGAAGAGGCGGAAAGGGCGCTCCTACTTGAGCTTGAAGAGGAGTTCCAAAGGGAGCTCGCCCTGGCCGACGAGGCCCCCGAGCCCCGCCCCGAGGAGATCGTGGAGCACGTCTACAAGGAGATGGGCCCCGACCAAAAGCGGGCCTGGGAAGCCCTCAGGCGAGGCCTCCACGTGGAGGAGGTGGGCTGA
- a CDS encoding alpha-ketoacid dehydrogenase subunit beta yields MRVLNMVQAINEALDLALARDERVLVFGEDVGRLGGVFRVTEGLQAKYGEGRVFDTPLAESGILGLAIGLAMGGMRPVAEIQFAGFLYPALDQILSHLGRWRHRSRGRVGLPVVVRAPYGGGVHTPEQHADSPEALLAHTPGVKVVIPSSPDRAKGLLLSAIEDEDPVFFLEAIKLYRGARAEVPEGYYTLPLGKARVLKEGKAATLIGYGGMVEVMLEAAEVARKEGVEVMVVDLETLVPLDEETLLEAVRETGRAIVVYEAMRTGGFGAEIAARIAEGAIDYLQAPVLRVAGYDAPYPPFSAIEHLYRPNARRVLAALRKALTY; encoded by the coding sequence ATGCGCGTCCTCAACATGGTCCAAGCCATCAACGAGGCCCTGGACCTGGCCCTCGCCCGGGACGAGCGGGTCCTGGTCTTCGGGGAGGACGTGGGGCGGCTCGGGGGGGTCTTCCGGGTCACGGAGGGCCTGCAGGCGAAGTACGGGGAGGGGCGGGTCTTTGACACGCCCCTGGCGGAAAGCGGCATCCTGGGCCTGGCCATCGGGCTCGCCATGGGGGGGATGCGGCCCGTGGCCGAGATCCAGTTCGCCGGGTTCCTCTACCCCGCCTTGGACCAGATCCTCTCCCACCTCGGCCGCTGGCGGCACCGCTCCCGGGGACGGGTGGGGCTTCCCGTGGTGGTGCGGGCCCCCTACGGCGGGGGCGTCCACACCCCGGAGCAGCACGCCGACTCCCCCGAGGCCCTCCTCGCCCACACCCCGGGGGTCAAGGTGGTAATCCCCTCAAGCCCCGATCGGGCCAAGGGGCTTCTCCTTTCCGCCATTGAGGACGAGGACCCGGTCTTCTTCCTCGAGGCCATCAAGCTCTACCGGGGGGCGAGGGCGGAGGTGCCGGAAGGGTACTACACCCTGCCCCTGGGGAAGGCCCGGGTCCTGAAGGAGGGGAAGGCCGCCACCCTCATCGGCTACGGGGGCATGGTGGAGGTGATGCTGGAGGCGGCGGAGGTGGCCCGGAAGGAGGGGGTGGAGGTGATGGTGGTGGACCTGGAGACCCTGGTCCCCCTGGACGAGGAGACCCTCCTCGAGGCCGTGCGGGAAACGGGCCGGGCCATCGTGGTCTACGAGGCCATGCGCACCGGGGGCTTCGGGGCGGAGATCGCCGCCCGCATCGCCGAAGGGGCCATAGATTACCTCCAGGCCCCCGTCCTCCGGGTGGCGGGCTACGACGCCCCCTACCCCCCCTTCAGCGCCATTGAGCACCTCTACCGGCCCAACGCGAGGAGGGTCCTCGCGGCCCTGAGAAAGGCGCTAACCTACTAG
- a CDS encoding Uma2 family endonuclease — protein sequence MVKTRLTAEEFFALPLERGELVDGEVREEMPPKPEHGRIAGEVFFRIRLWLEETRRGVAGVEGGFVLRRDPDRVRSPDVWFLSHERLKEVAREGFYEGAPDLAVEVVSPGEEAEGVLAKVLDYLEAGAKAVWLVYPELKAVEVYGQGGAGRLLRSHEALEGGEALPGFRLPLEALFP from the coding sequence ATGGTCAAGACCCGCCTGACGGCTGAAGAGTTCTTCGCCCTGCCTCTAGAGCGGGGGGAGCTTGTGGACGGGGAGGTCCGGGAGGAAATGCCGCCCAAGCCGGAGCACGGAAGGATCGCCGGTGAAGTGTTTTTCCGCATTCGCCTTTGGCTGGAGGAGACGAGGCGCGGCGTGGCCGGGGTGGAGGGGGGCTTCGTCCTCCGCCGGGACCCCGACCGGGTGCGAAGCCCCGACGTCTGGTTCCTCTCCCACGAAAGGCTCAAGGAGGTGGCCCGGGAGGGGTTCTACGAGGGGGCCCCGGACCTCGCCGTGGAAGTGGTCTCCCCCGGGGAGGAGGCGGAGGGGGTTTTGGCCAAGGTGCTGGACTACCTGGAGGCGGGGGCCAAGGCGGTGTGGCTCGTCTACCCCGAGCTCAAGGCGGTGGAGGTCTACGGCCAGGGCGGGGCGGGGAGGCTTTTAAGGTCCCACGAGGCGCTGGAAGGGGGAGAGGCCTTACCGGGCTTCCGGTTGCCCCTGGAGGCCCTTTTCCCCTAG
- a CDS encoding DMT family transporter, which yields MSGWTYLFLAILSEVLASSALKASQGFSRLLPSLVVVGGYGLAFYFLSLALKTVPLSLAYAVWAGVGTAAIALIGAFFFGEAISPKGWLGIALVAVGVVLIRLGD from the coding sequence ATGAGCGGGTGGACCTACCTCTTCCTCGCCATCCTCTCCGAGGTCCTGGCTTCCAGCGCCCTCAAGGCCTCCCAGGGCTTCAGCCGCCTCCTCCCGAGCCTCGTGGTGGTGGGAGGCTACGGCCTCGCCTTTTACTTCCTGAGCCTCGCCTTAAAGACCGTTCCCCTGAGCCTGGCCTACGCCGTCTGGGCCGGGGTGGGGACGGCGGCCATTGCCCTCATCGGGGCCTTTTTCTTCGGGGAGGCCATCTCCCCCAAGGGGTGGCTCGGCATCGCCCTGGTGGCGGTGGGGGTGGTCCTCATCCGCCTGGGCGACTAG
- the hemL gene encoding glutamate-1-semialdehyde 2,1-aminomutase, producing the protein MERPISEAYFQEAKRHIPGGVSSPVRAFKAVGGTPPFLVRGEGAYVWDADGNRYLDYVMSWGPLILGHAHPKVLARVRETLERGLTFGAPSPLEVALAKKVKRAYPFVDLVRFVNSGTEATMSALRLARGYTNRPYIVKFRGNYHGHADGLLVEAGSGALTLGVPSSAGVPEEYAKLTLVLEYNDPEGLREVLRRRGEEIAAIIFEPVVGNAGVLVPTEEFLKALHEAREFGVLLIADEVMTGFRLAFGGATELLGLKPDLVTLGKILGGGLPAAAYAGRREIMEKVAPLGPVYQAGTLSGNPLAMAAGLATLELLEENPGYYRYLEDLGARLERGLKEVLAQKGIPHAVNRVGSMITVFFTEGPVVTFQDAKRTDTELFKRFFHGLLDRGIYWPPSNFEAAFLSVAHTEEDVEKTLEALEDAL; encoded by the coding sequence ATGGAGCGGCCCATCTCCGAGGCCTACTTCCAGGAGGCGAAGCGGCACATCCCGGGCGGGGTGAGTAGCCCGGTCAGGGCCTTCAAGGCCGTGGGGGGCACCCCGCCCTTCCTGGTGCGGGGCGAAGGGGCCTACGTGTGGGACGCGGACGGAAACCGCTACCTGGACTACGTGATGAGCTGGGGCCCCTTAATCCTGGGCCACGCCCACCCCAAGGTCCTCGCCCGGGTGCGGGAGACCTTGGAAAGGGGCCTCACCTTCGGGGCGCCAAGCCCCCTGGAAGTGGCCCTGGCCAAGAAGGTCAAGCGGGCCTACCCTTTTGTGGACCTGGTGCGCTTCGTGAACTCGGGGACGGAGGCCACCATGTCGGCCCTCCGCCTCGCCCGGGGGTATACGAATAGGCCCTACATCGTCAAGTTCCGGGGGAACTACCACGGCCACGCGGACGGCCTTTTGGTGGAGGCGGGCTCGGGGGCCCTCACCCTGGGGGTGCCTTCCTCCGCCGGCGTACCGGAGGAATACGCCAAGCTCACCCTGGTCCTGGAGTACAACGACCCCGAGGGCCTGCGGGAGGTCTTAAGGAGGCGGGGCGAGGAGATCGCCGCCATCATCTTTGAGCCGGTGGTGGGGAACGCCGGGGTCCTGGTCCCCACGGAGGAGTTCCTAAAGGCCCTCCACGAGGCCCGGGAGTTTGGCGTCCTCCTCATCGCCGACGAGGTGATGACGGGCTTCCGCCTGGCCTTCGGCGGGGCCACGGAGCTTCTTGGCCTTAAGCCCGACCTCGTCACCCTGGGGAAGATCCTGGGCGGGGGGCTTCCCGCCGCGGCCTACGCGGGGAGGCGGGAGATCATGGAGAAGGTGGCCCCCTTAGGCCCCGTCTACCAGGCAGGGACGCTTTCCGGGAACCCCTTGGCCATGGCGGCGGGGCTTGCCACCCTGGAGCTCTTGGAGGAGAACCCCGGCTACTACCGCTACCTGGAGGACCTGGGGGCCCGGCTGGAAAGGGGCTTGAAGGAGGTCCTTGCGCAAAAGGGCATCCCCCACGCGGTGAACCGGGTGGGCTCCATGATCACCGTCTTCTTCACGGAAGGCCCCGTGGTCACCTTCCAGGACGCCAAGCGCACGGACACGGAGCTCTTCAAGCGCTTCTTCCACGGCCTCTTGGACCGGGGCATTTATTGGCCTCCCTCCAACTTTGAGGCGGCCTTCCTCTCCGTGGCCCACACGGAGGAGGATGTGGAAAAGACCCTGGAGGCCCTAGAGGATGCCCTATAA
- a CDS encoding type II toxin-antitoxin system HicA family toxin has product MGGREELLARVRARVARCSWEDFLRLAEAYGFSLHVGKGSRRRLVHSTGVVVSVHEPHPRSKPVHPEAVKALLRAIRRLEDEA; this is encoded by the coding sequence ATGGGCGGGAGAGAGGAGCTTCTCGCCAGGGTCCGCGCCCGGGTCGCCAGGTGCTCCTGGGAAGATTTCCTGCGCCTGGCCGAGGCTTACGGCTTCTCCCTGCACGTGGGCAAGGGTAGCAGGAGGAGGCTCGTGCATTCCACAGGGGTAGTGGTCAGCGTCCACGAGCCCCACCCGCGGAGCAAACCCGTTCACCCTGAGGCGGTAAAAGCCCTTCTTAGGGCCATCCGGAGGCTTGAGGATGAGGCTTAA
- the mnmE gene encoding tRNA uridine-5-carboxymethylaminomethyl(34) synthesis GTPase MnmE encodes MNLKDPICAIATPPGKGAIGVVRLSGEGALEIAARVWRGKDPRRLKGGRFTLGEVVDPRTGEAIDQALLLVFRAPRSYTGEDLVEFQTHGSLAVLRRVMEVLVAEGARPAGRGEFTFRAYMNGKLDLAQAEAVLALVEAEGELARRQALRALEGALSRRIEALENRLLDLLAHIQALLDYPEEGVEPLEAERTIREVLAEVEALLAQAKASRLAQKGARLALIGAPNAGKSSLLNALLGYERALVSPIPGTTRDYLEAPLELFGIPLVAVDTAGVRETEDPLERMGVERALRIAEEADLVLYVVDRSQPKPAPPPLPWARTLKVATKSDLPPAWEDPEFLPVSSLTGEGLDRLKEALREALLGREGGEVLLTERQVEALLRAKARLEEALALPEDLMGLALEEAAWALALLTGKEVAEEVVARVFQNFCVGK; translated from the coding sequence GTGAACCTCAAGGACCCCATCTGCGCCATCGCCACCCCCCCGGGGAAAGGAGCCATCGGGGTGGTGCGGCTTTCCGGGGAAGGCGCCCTGGAGATTGCCGCCAGGGTCTGGCGGGGCAAGGACCCCAGGCGCCTCAAGGGAGGGCGCTTCACCCTGGGGGAGGTGGTGGACCCCAGGACGGGGGAGGCCATTGACCAAGCCCTCCTCCTCGTCTTCCGCGCCCCCCGTTCCTACACGGGGGAGGACCTGGTGGAGTTCCAGACCCACGGCTCTTTGGCGGTGCTCCGCCGGGTGATGGAGGTCCTGGTGGCGGAAGGGGCAAGGCCCGCGGGGCGCGGGGAGTTCACCTTTCGCGCCTACATGAACGGCAAGCTGGACCTGGCCCAGGCGGAGGCGGTCTTGGCCCTCGTGGAGGCGGAAGGGGAGCTTGCCCGGAGGCAGGCCCTGAGGGCCTTGGAGGGGGCCCTTTCCCGCCGGATTGAGGCCTTGGAGAACCGGCTTCTGGACCTCCTCGCCCACATCCAGGCCCTTTTGGACTACCCCGAGGAGGGGGTGGAGCCCTTGGAGGCGGAAAGGACCATCCGGGAGGTCCTCGCCGAGGTGGAGGCCCTCCTCGCCCAGGCCAAGGCCTCCCGCCTGGCGCAAAAGGGGGCTAGGCTTGCCCTCATCGGGGCCCCCAACGCCGGGAAAAGCTCCCTTCTGAACGCCCTTCTGGGCTACGAGCGGGCCCTCGTTTCCCCCATCCCGGGCACCACCCGGGACTACCTCGAGGCCCCCCTGGAGCTCTTCGGCATCCCCCTGGTGGCCGTGGACACCGCCGGGGTGCGGGAGACGGAGGACCCCTTGGAGCGGATGGGGGTGGAGAGGGCCCTGAGGATCGCCGAGGAGGCCGACCTCGTCCTCTACGTGGTGGACCGCTCCCAGCCCAAGCCCGCCCCGCCCCCCCTGCCCTGGGCGAGGACGCTGAAGGTGGCCACCAAGAGCGACCTCCCCCCGGCCTGGGAGGACCCGGAGTTCCTCCCCGTCTCCAGCCTCACGGGAGAGGGTCTGGACCGGCTCAAGGAGGCCCTAAGGGAGGCCCTTTTGGGGAGGGAGGGGGGAGAGGTGCTCCTCACCGAGCGCCAGGTGGAAGCCCTCCTCAGGGCCAAAGCGCGCCTGGAAGAGGCCCTTGCCCTCCCCGAGGACCTCATGGGCCTCGCCCTGGAGGAGGCGGCCTGGGCCCTCGCCCTCCTCACGGGCAAGGAGGTGGCCGAGGAGGTGGTGGCCCGGGTCTTCCAGAACTTCTGCGTGGGGAAGTGA
- the purH gene encoding bifunctional phosphoribosylaminoimidazolecarboxamide formyltransferase/IMP cyclohydrolase codes for MWALLSVADKRGIVDFARGLAELGFRLLATGGTYRTLREAGLPVTYISEFTGFPEILEGRVKTLHPKVHAALLARPDQEEELKALGLERIGVLAVNLYPFRETVARGASLEEALEQIDIGGPAMLRAAAKNHQAVLPVCDPEDYPQVLEALKAGPSPDFRRKLARKAFAHTALYDAAIAEWLSGEKFPEEKLLALRREAALRYGENPHQEAALYRVVGERGPLLEAQVLQGKAMSFNNYLDAEAAWNLVSEFAEPACVAVKHQNPCGVALGETPLEAYRKAYEADPVSIFGGIVAFNRPLDGPTAEALAEVFLEVVLAPSFSPEARAVLARKKNLRLLQVPFLAQGPYLDLRRLRGGVLLQDADTEDPVEPKVVTQRAPTPEEWPDLRFAWKVVKHVRSNAIVVAKGGQTLGIGVGQTNRLAAARHALEAAGERAKGAVLASDAFFPFDDVVRLAASYGVAAIIQPGGSVRDGDSIRAAEEAGIAMVFTGVRHFRH; via the coding sequence ATGTGGGCCCTTCTTTCCGTCGCGGACAAGCGGGGGATCGTGGACTTTGCCCGGGGGCTTGCGGAGCTCGGCTTCCGCCTCCTCGCCACAGGGGGGACCTACCGCACCCTCCGCGAGGCGGGGCTTCCCGTGACCTATATCTCCGAGTTCACCGGCTTTCCCGAGATCCTGGAGGGGAGGGTCAAGACCCTCCACCCCAAGGTGCACGCCGCCCTCCTCGCCCGTCCGGACCAGGAGGAGGAGCTTAAGGCCTTGGGGTTGGAGCGCATCGGGGTCTTGGCGGTGAACCTCTACCCCTTCCGGGAGACGGTGGCCCGGGGGGCCTCTTTGGAGGAGGCCCTGGAGCAGATTGACATCGGGGGCCCCGCCATGCTCCGGGCGGCGGCCAAGAACCACCAGGCGGTGCTTCCCGTGTGCGATCCCGAGGACTACCCCCAGGTCCTGGAGGCGCTCAAGGCGGGGCCCTCCCCGGACTTCCGCCGAAAGCTCGCCCGCAAGGCCTTCGCCCACACCGCCCTCTACGACGCCGCCATCGCCGAGTGGCTTTCCGGGGAGAAGTTCCCCGAGGAGAAGCTTTTGGCCCTCAGGCGGGAGGCCGCCTTGCGCTACGGGGAGAACCCCCACCAGGAGGCGGCGCTTTACCGGGTGGTGGGGGAGAGGGGGCCTCTCCTCGAGGCCCAGGTGCTTCAGGGGAAGGCCATGAGCTTCAACAACTACCTGGACGCCGAGGCCGCCTGGAACCTGGTGTCCGAGTTCGCCGAGCCCGCCTGCGTGGCCGTGAAGCACCAGAACCCCTGCGGCGTGGCCCTGGGGGAGACCCCCCTGGAGGCCTACCGGAAGGCCTACGAGGCCGATCCCGTCTCCATCTTCGGCGGCATCGTGGCCTTCAACCGCCCCCTGGACGGCCCCACGGCGGAGGCCCTGGCGGAGGTCTTCCTGGAGGTGGTCCTCGCTCCCTCCTTTAGCCCCGAGGCCCGGGCGGTCCTCGCCAGGAAGAAGAACCTCCGCCTCCTCCAGGTGCCCTTCCTTGCCCAAGGGCCTTACCTGGACCTGAGGCGCCTCCGGGGCGGGGTCCTCCTCCAGGACGCGGACACCGAGGACCCCGTGGAGCCCAAGGTGGTCACACAAAGGGCTCCCACCCCGGAGGAGTGGCCCGACCTCCGCTTCGCCTGGAAGGTGGTGAAGCACGTGCGCTCCAACGCCATCGTGGTGGCCAAGGGGGGCCAGACCTTGGGGATCGGGGTGGGGCAGACGAACCGCCTGGCCGCCGCCCGGCACGCCCTAGAGGCCGCCGGGGAAAGGGCCAAGGGCGCCGTCTTGGCCTCCGACGCCTTCTTCCCCTTTGACGACGTGGTGCGCCTCGCCGCCTCCTACGGCGTCGCCGCCATCATCCAGCCCGGGGGGAGTGTGCGGGACGGGGACTCCATCCGGGCGGCGGAGGAGGCGGGGATCGCCATGGTCTTCACCGGCGTGCGCCACTTCCGCCACTAG